The stretch of DNA TTAGTCCGGGAAAATCAATGTAATCTTCGTCATCATCATGCATAAATCGTAACTTTTCTTTAGCTTCCAAAATTCGCTTCCAAAATTCAGTAGGGGGCTTCTGTTGCCCGGTGCCCCCCAAACCGCGTTTACAACTGAGCTTTACGCCCGCCTAATTAGGCAGCGGCGCGAGCTGCTACGACTGTGTTGTCGTTAGCTGCAACAAGAGCAACGTTATCGTTGGCATCTATAAAGTTTTGATCTTTTTTACGACAGCATCCTGTCGGGTAAAAGTGATTCCTTTATCACACGTGTCGATCCTGTTTCGCCCCCATAGAAAGGTTGCACCATAAAGAACCTAATGTTCCAAAGCATGAGCAACAAAAATAAATGGTGGAGGCGCCGGGCACTGCCCCCGGGTCCAACGAGCTTATTCCAAACCTCAGTTTATTACCATAGTTAGCAAGCTAACATTGCTAATATAGGGAACTGGAACGGTTTTGTGAAGGGGGTTGCTGTGGAAAACTACGAAAATACCAAGATTTTTTATTATCTGTGAGGATTTGCGCTTGCCTTTGCGTGGTAAACCTTGTCTAAAATTAGGCAGAGGCAGGATAATAACTTTGAACATGAGGTATGCAGAATATGGCTCTCAGCGCGCAGCAGCAAGCAGAAATTAAAGAAGTACGCAGCGAAACCCGTCACACATATCGCGATATTTCCGAAGAACTTGAAGCAATATTATATCAAGCCATCCCTGTGCTGGATCATGGATTTATCCGTGTGATTGATTATATGGGTACGGATGCCGCTATCGTGCAAGCAGCGCGTGTATCCTATGGTAAAGGCACAAAAAAAACCCGTGAAGATGCTGGCTTGATTAATTATCTTTTGCGCCATCGCCATACCACGCCATTCGAAATGTGTGAGATTAAATTGCACATAAAACTGCCTATATTCATAGCGCGGCAATGGATTCGCCATCGCACTGCAAATGTAAATGAATATTCCGGCCGTTATTCCATATTAGATCGTGAATTTTATGTGCCAGCCCCCGAACAACTCGCTTCGCAATCTTTGTCAAACCGCCAAGGGCGTGGAGATGTGCTGCAAGGAGAGGAGGCTGCACGGGTGCTGGATATTCTTAAATCCGATGCGCAACAATGCTATGACCACTATCAGGAAATGCTCAATGAAGATGAAGTGGGCAATATGCGCGATGAAAACAAGGAAGGTTTGGCACGTGAATTGGCGCGCATGAACTTGCCGGTGAATTTCTATACGCAATGGTATTGGAAAATTGATTTACACAATTTCATGCATTTTCTTGCATTGCGCGTGGATGATCATGCGCAATATGAAATTCGCGTCTATGCGCAAGCGATGCTGGATGTACTCAAAAAATGGGTGCCCACAACCTATGAAGCATTTATGGACTATCGTGTAGGGGCGACCGAAGTTTCGAAAAAGGGAATGGATGTAGTGCGTCGACTGCTTGCGGGAGAAGACGTTACCGCCGAAAATAGCGGTATGAGCAAACGCGAGTGGTCAGAATTAATGGATTCTCTGGAATTGAAGTAAAATAAATCAAATTTTATTAATATTTAATCCTTCTTGCGTGACCGGATTATTACAAAATACGCCGTCCGGCAACAGCTGGAGCGGCGTATTTTTGTGTTTCGTTAATCGATAAAATTTTAGGAAGATATTGCGTAAATTAACTATTTGTTAATAGCAAGCATGGTATTTTAAAGCATAGAAAAACGTGAAAAAACGGTTATTGGGAGAATCCCTATGCTACGCAAGATGGTGGCTTTGCATAAAAATCAGGAAGGCGCCACGGCAATAGAATTTGCAGTGGTTGCGCCCGTATTGTTTTTATTGATATTCGGTATTATTGAGTTTGGTATTTTGTTTGCAACACAAAGCGCACTAGAAGGTGCAACCAATAGTGCCGCACGCACTTACAAAGCACAAGCGCGGGACGGCAATAAGGGAGCCGATGCGGGTACCATTCATAATTTAATTACCCAATATTCCGGCGGATTAGTAATGCCCGGAAGCTTGCGTGTTGTAGCAAAGCGACTTGCTAATTGGGGAACTAGCTCGATGCCAAAAAATTCGAAAAAAAATCGCGGTAGAACGGGTGGTACTGGAGATATTATGCAGTATCGAATTTATTATGACTATGAAATAAAAACACCGTTTCTCAGCAAAATAATGGGCGGAAAGCGTGGGGTAATGGCGCTTCAGGCTTCAACAGTAGTGCAAAATGAACCCTCTATCGGCGGCGGCGCTTAAATACCAACAACCGTTATAGTTGATTATTATGAAAAAATTAATTAATAAAAAAATACAATCGTTTATACAGGATAATCGTGGTGTTGCTTACATCGAGTTTGCCGTGTGTTTGCCGTTTTTACTGCTGCTATTTGCAGGGTCGGTAGATCTAACCCGACTGATTTTGTTGCATCAAAAAGTAGAAAAAGCGGTGTTTACTGTAGGTGATTTGGCGACACAGCTACAAGTTGAAGATGGCGTATGTGCAATTGTGGCCGGCTGGGAAGATACCGTGGTAAAAGACATTTTACTGCCATTTAAATATTCGCCTGGCGAGTATTCCTTCGTTATGAGTTCGG from Alphaproteobacteria bacterium encodes:
- the thyX gene encoding FAD-dependent thymidylate synthase, producing the protein MALSAQQQAEIKEVRSETRHTYRDISEELEAILYQAIPVLDHGFIRVIDYMGTDAAIVQAARVSYGKGTKKTREDAGLINYLLRHRHTTPFEMCEIKLHIKLPIFIARQWIRHRTANVNEYSGRYSILDREFYVPAPEQLASQSLSNRQGRGDVLQGEEAARVLDILKSDAQQCYDHYQEMLNEDEVGNMRDENKEGLARELARMNLPVNFYTQWYWKIDLHNFMHFLALRVDDHAQYEIRVYAQAMLDVLKKWVPTTYEAFMDYRVGATEVSKKGMDVVRRLLAGEDVTAENSGMSKREWSELMDSLELK
- a CDS encoding pilus assembly protein; translation: MLRKMVALHKNQEGATAIEFAVVAPVLFLLIFGIIEFGILFATQSALEGATNSAARTYKAQARDGNKGADAGTIHNLITQYSGGLVMPGSLRVVAKRLANWGTSSMPKNSKKNRGRTGGTGDIMQYRIYYDYEIKTPFLSKIMGGKRGVMALQASTVVQNEPSIGGGA